One region of Marivirga arenosa genomic DNA includes:
- a CDS encoding PorP/SprF family type IX secretion system membrane protein: protein MIRAFILYSLLFLFVRQICAQELPVYNHFYTTPYLYNPAEAAMFPFRTASINHRQQWIGVEGAPMVTTLTFESPFQYKKFGLSGTLRNFNRGLLSTNDVLATYSYIVNLTKDTKLRFGISGGVTSNSLDFTQVSDLSDPSISNFLNNNLQPLANVGLKIESATGINFGASLPRMFNSRYNSIQNFERFDFSPFDEFLVMAYFKKPVDYKLVTRGTGRFKKRIKLEDVYAPLQFYAIYQYSQVVGQRIELMSTLSFDELFWLGASYRLNYGFAGMVGLNMQKFAFSYAYEPSTNIVNGIVNGSHEIQLKFNIGGKLEELRERPKLKSLSRTEERAPRFSSENVQYGGDEGQAQQTKYYVVVKEYKDFNSADKLVKQLKKENDIVADIFFNKGNGIYYVYIYETYSRRDAYKDKKIAEEVTKFKNVKVIVVDPE from the coding sequence ATGATTAGAGCATTCATACTATATTCTTTATTATTTTTATTTGTCAGGCAAATATGTGCTCAAGAATTACCTGTTTATAATCATTTTTATACTACGCCTTATTTATATAATCCTGCAGAAGCGGCTATGTTTCCATTTAGAACTGCTTCAATAAATCATAGACAACAATGGATAGGGGTTGAAGGAGCTCCAATGGTTACAACTTTAACTTTCGAATCTCCTTTTCAATATAAAAAGTTTGGTTTGAGCGGTACTTTAAGAAATTTTAATCGCGGATTACTTTCAACAAATGATGTATTAGCCACCTATTCCTATATTGTGAATTTGACAAAAGATACAAAACTGCGTTTTGGTATTTCAGGTGGTGTTACTTCTAATAGTCTGGATTTCACTCAAGTATCCGATTTAAGTGATCCTTCAATCTCCAATTTTTTAAATAATAACCTTCAGCCATTAGCCAATGTTGGGTTGAAGATTGAAAGTGCGACAGGAATTAATTTTGGAGCTAGTCTTCCTCGCATGTTCAATTCGAGATATAATAGTATCCAAAATTTCGAGCGATTTGATTTTTCGCCCTTTGATGAATTTTTGGTGATGGCCTATTTCAAGAAACCTGTTGATTACAAATTAGTGACAAGGGGCACGGGTCGATTTAAAAAAAGAATTAAGCTAGAAGATGTTTATGCGCCTTTACAATTTTATGCGATATATCAATATTCTCAAGTGGTGGGTCAAAGAATAGAACTCATGAGTACACTCAGTTTTGACGAACTTTTCTGGCTTGGGGCATCATATCGGCTTAATTATGGGTTTGCTGGCATGGTGGGTTTAAATATGCAAAAATTTGCTTTCAGCTATGCTTATGAGCCTTCTACCAATATTGTAAATGGTATTGTAAATGGTTCGCATGAAATTCAATTGAAATTTAATATTGGGGGTAAACTGGAAGAACTGAGAGAAAGGCCGAAGCTAAAAAGTTTAAGCAGAACTGAGGAGAGAGCTCCAAGATTTTCTAGCGAAAATGTACAATACGGAGGGGATGAGGGGCAGGCTCAACAAACTAAATATTATGTTGTAGTAAAAGAATATAAAGATTTTAATTCTGCTGATAAGTTGGTTAAACAGTTGAAAAAAGAAAATGATATAGTGGCAGATATTTTCTTCAACAAAGGAAATGGAATCTATTATGTGTATATTTATGAAACTTACTCACGTAGAGATGCTTATAAAGACAAGAAAATTGCTGAGGAAGTAACTAAATTCAAAAATGTGAAGGTAATTGTAGTAGATCCAGAATAA
- a CDS encoding outer membrane beta-barrel protein: MSYFKPIKSFFIIILLILTIDSAYSQIYLGLKSGARMNWLKYEEFNSEDYSRAPFYGFSAGFSSAFKVQKRFLLQFDVLYAQNGKNIMGIEDPVLENNARYHYINTPIVYKLDFIEAIGKRTFKWHVGVGPNVDFWLGGNGKLKSVELLEENIDEIEYKVKFGDFPADPEDGTLYFRDANRVQLGLIVSTGLILEPAPGQVFQLDFMYLWGHSNIAKEEGRYSNVIGYRDNLDASFQSFQVTISYLYDFINKGKKEKKNYYENK; the protein is encoded by the coding sequence ATGAGTTACTTTAAGCCTATAAAATCATTCTTTATTATAATCTTACTTATTCTAACAATAGATTCTGCTTATTCTCAAATCTACCTGGGATTAAAATCAGGCGCTAGAATGAATTGGTTAAAATATGAGGAATTTAATAGTGAAGACTACTCAAGGGCTCCATTCTACGGTTTTAGTGCAGGATTTAGCTCAGCCTTTAAAGTTCAGAAACGATTTTTACTTCAGTTTGATGTACTTTATGCACAAAATGGTAAAAACATTATGGGTATTGAAGATCCTGTATTAGAAAACAATGCACGCTATCATTACATAAACACTCCAATTGTTTACAAATTAGATTTTATTGAAGCGATAGGGAAAAGAACATTTAAATGGCATGTTGGAGTTGGCCCTAATGTTGATTTTTGGTTAGGCGGCAACGGAAAATTAAAATCAGTAGAATTATTGGAGGAAAATATTGATGAAATTGAGTATAAAGTGAAATTTGGTGATTTCCCAGCAGATCCAGAAGATGGAACACTTTATTTTAGGGATGCCAATAGAGTGCAATTAGGTTTAATAGTATCGACTGGTTTAATATTAGAACCAGCTCCAGGGCAGGTTTTCCAACTTGATTTTATGTATTTGTGGGGACATAGCAATATAGCAAAGGAAGAAGGCAGGTATTCAAATGTAATCGGATATCGAGATAACTTAGATGCCTCTTTTCAAAGTTTTCAGGTAACAATTTCATATCTCTATGACTTTATAAACAAAGGAAAAAAAGAGAAGAAAAATTATTATGAAAATAAATGA
- a CDS encoding gliding motility-associated C-terminal domain-containing protein, producing MKKYIQLVFFIFIIPAFSFAQEICNDGIDNDGDGFVDCFDGDCTDTADCDGFFLGNDASCEAEPLGFPRFVLERGYTSPRNVVNNLNQLVVGDLDRDGTPEIITNNAYTNRVYILNGDDATIKHQATINYPTFRGGAIANIEDDNCAEVFFIYYNGSDRRYRIVAYDCELNFLWESENLRNDPVFLSFADFDRDGQAEMYYKDEVRDALTGTRIVRSQTTNWERINSGGVAVDIQGNGDLELVIGDKIYGVNLGNRSQDAGNLTLLASMPTSMFNYRVKNNDQEYSATTSVADYNLDGNLDVIFTGATNGTPTTNVTSAFFWDVTNDTVAIFNDPRGGGNYSAGWYNGMGRINIADLDGDGQLNAAFVSGRYLYALDENWEILWEDEFGNPGPKTVNEETSGITGCTLFDFNGDGQSEVVYRDEDFVYIINGFDGSINTQVPCRSRTNVEYPVVADVNADGSTEICVVCTPENYRAGDFGRQLPISGDAEVRVYVSGGEPWVPARRLWNQHGYFNVNINDDLTVPQNQQKHQAVFSTGVCTTGPSRPLNSFLNQSPFLSSDGCPTYASPDLNILENTLTINAPECPNQDFTISFDLENIGDVPLTGWVPITFYDGDPLVAGSNKLNTDSISLTNFTPGSVASSPSLTVNGTGGNFTLYVSLNDDGARTPTPISFPASNFLECDYFNNIVSAEINPIPFALSSVVTKNIDCSSGGVPANGSARVFKLEGTTEVTANYDFFWFDGTTVTGTPDFVGSTYSGLSAGTYTVFANNTLVGCTSDTIQVVIQDSARNVTADLTVVRGNSNCLTPNGELTVSVNGGQAVGNFEYEWYEGNTVGGGLQISNSHIATGLSSAAYTVLVTEIATGCQTIESINVPDETNPPVATASATDIVCSDTNSGVVTASVGGSTAGYTFEWYIGTSEKPTPDYTGSTVNNLPEGSYTVKVTDNSSDCESALVTVEINRTQSPEIDTISSTENNSCDTSNPNGSVTVSIIGNVADHTIEWFAGAGTTGTVVGTGTSVSGLGGGEYTARVTNNDTGCSATERVTINNNIIIPNLSATTEPVTNCDPFNGRIEANVDLDTEADYTFFWYNGDQVIAASQIPDESTSILANQPPGLYTVQALNNNRSCLTDPITVEIIDNATVNISQNTTRVQPATACDLDNGELEVEISSPGNTQGFDVDWYEGSNASGTAFLTEEGVTQSVATGLFTGLYTVVATDLNTGCSSQRILNLPFIGAHELDSVEVINTTTCNPFDGSIEVSLTEAAGTDKDDYSFTITKENEAGDYDPVNIASHPTAGVIGQNNYIFGDLDEGNYIIEAINDLTGCSVFYTETVGRNSVDPVFSIEERIANTNCEPTFANGSLELNIDNGADPADYDVFWYEGTDTSTPLGTNIGTTAGINGEIATGLTGGNYTVEVINDFTRCSTIRTFSLVDNPTIVSIPTSEIEIDPITLCDTNNSRVVINNIFENGVVADLSDYNFEWFDSDMTLISTARDSISGLDSGTYFLQATSTVSGCATSLIEFEIERDITEPVITVDFANPEQCVNPALGFLTVNASAPGASFSYTWYNGQSASGTVAQNGQDYFDLTEGFYTVEVFDSLTNCSYVETYELVTEINPVNLSISATPVTNCDSPNGSVFATVTSNGSAVYDYEWTDANGNIVGTTKEIDSLAVGEYTVTAIDVDDPSCQNTATITVEDQRIIPEITMEEIAPLTVCDLSRANGAARASINGEFIGYTFEWFEGSSASGNVLYVGPDFSGLEAITYTVRVTDNITQCSNEASITISSDIPEVDRPTIEVIANDTDCQIDNGVLRVDVNGNIANYEFNWYEGDEGRGTVIGTGDRITDLAAGEYSVTATDLRTGCISEVVSAEIEEILVFPVLETETIAANCNQENGSASVFVSGEAEIKNITWYTEFGNLVARGPVLDGVSSGNYFVSVESLRGCITEANVTIPTSINAFNGISRNGDGANSFFKIECIENYPDNLVKIYNRAGTLVYEAVGYDNNTVKFDGVSNRGINILGEDLPDGTYFYVIDKKDGSKPENGYLEIVN from the coding sequence ATGAAAAAATATATACAACTAGTCTTTTTTATATTTATAATTCCTGCGTTTTCATTTGCACAAGAGATTTGTAATGATGGGATCGATAATGATGGAGATGGATTCGTAGACTGCTTTGACGGTGATTGTACTGATACTGCAGACTGTGATGGCTTTTTCCTTGGTAATGATGCCTCTTGTGAAGCAGAGCCTTTGGGTTTTCCACGTTTTGTGCTGGAAAGAGGATATACTTCCCCAAGAAATGTAGTAAATAACTTGAATCAATTAGTAGTTGGAGATTTAGATCGAGATGGAACTCCTGAGATTATTACGAATAACGCATATACAAATAGGGTATATATTCTCAATGGTGATGATGCAACAATAAAACACCAAGCAACCATAAACTATCCAACATTTAGAGGCGGAGCCATTGCGAATATAGAAGATGATAACTGTGCTGAAGTATTCTTTATTTACTATAATGGTAGCGATCGTAGATACAGAATAGTAGCATATGACTGCGAATTAAATTTTTTATGGGAATCTGAAAATCTTCGTAATGACCCCGTATTCCTTAGTTTTGCTGATTTCGATAGAGATGGACAGGCTGAAATGTATTACAAAGATGAAGTACGCGATGCACTAACCGGAACCAGAATTGTAAGATCTCAAACTACAAATTGGGAAAGAATCAATAGTGGAGGAGTTGCAGTAGACATCCAAGGAAATGGCGACTTAGAACTAGTAATTGGAGACAAAATATATGGAGTAAATTTAGGTAATCGTTCTCAAGATGCAGGTAACCTTACTCTTCTAGCTTCCATGCCAACCAGCATGTTTAATTATAGAGTTAAAAATAATGATCAAGAATACAGTGCTACAACTTCTGTAGCAGATTACAATTTAGATGGTAACCTTGATGTAATTTTTACTGGGGCAACCAACGGAACCCCTACTACAAACGTAACTAGTGCTTTCTTTTGGGATGTAACCAATGATACAGTTGCTATTTTTAATGACCCAAGAGGTGGAGGAAATTATAGTGCCGGTTGGTATAATGGTATGGGTAGAATCAATATCGCTGATTTAGATGGAGATGGGCAATTAAATGCAGCCTTTGTTTCAGGTAGATATTTATACGCATTAGATGAAAATTGGGAAATCCTATGGGAAGATGAATTCGGAAATCCTGGTCCAAAAACAGTAAATGAAGAAACTTCTGGTATTACGGGTTGTACTTTATTCGATTTTAATGGAGATGGACAATCAGAGGTAGTATACAGAGATGAAGATTTCGTATATATTATTAATGGTTTTGATGGTAGCATAAATACGCAAGTTCCATGTAGGTCAAGAACAAATGTTGAATATCCAGTTGTAGCAGATGTGAATGCTGATGGCTCTACAGAGATATGTGTAGTATGTACCCCTGAGAACTATAGAGCTGGAGATTTTGGAAGACAGTTGCCGATTTCAGGAGATGCTGAAGTAAGGGTATATGTTTCAGGTGGTGAACCCTGGGTTCCTGCCAGAAGATTATGGAATCAGCATGGGTATTTTAATGTCAATATCAACGATGATCTAACTGTACCTCAAAACCAGCAAAAACATCAAGCAGTATTCTCAACAGGTGTTTGTACAACGGGACCTTCAAGACCACTAAATAGTTTCTTAAATCAGTCTCCATTCTTAAGTTCGGATGGCTGTCCAACTTATGCCTCTCCAGATTTAAATATTTTAGAAAATACACTAACTATTAATGCACCAGAATGTCCTAATCAGGATTTCACCATTAGCTTTGATTTAGAGAATATCGGTGATGTTCCGCTAACAGGTTGGGTTCCTATTACTTTCTATGATGGAGATCCTTTAGTGGCAGGAAGTAATAAATTAAATACAGATTCGATTTCATTAACAAACTTCACTCCAGGATCAGTAGCATCATCGCCAAGCTTAACTGTAAATGGAACTGGAGGAAATTTCACATTGTATGTGTCTTTAAATGATGATGGAGCAAGAACTCCTACGCCTATCTCTTTTCCAGCTTCTAATTTTTTGGAATGTGATTACTTTAATAATATAGTTTCAGCCGAAATAAATCCAATACCTTTTGCACTGTCATCAGTTGTTACGAAAAATATTGATTGTTCATCTGGCGGGGTTCCTGCTAACGGCTCTGCCAGAGTATTTAAGTTAGAAGGCACTACTGAGGTGACGGCTAACTATGATTTCTTTTGGTTTGATGGAACTACGGTTACCGGAACTCCTGATTTTGTTGGATCTACTTATTCAGGATTATCGGCAGGTACTTATACCGTATTTGCAAATAACACTTTAGTAGGCTGTACTTCCGACACCATACAAGTTGTTATACAAGACAGTGCAAGGAATGTTACTGCTGACTTAACGGTTGTAAGAGGTAATTCAAACTGTTTAACTCCAAATGGGGAATTAACAGTTAGTGTTAATGGTGGCCAAGCTGTTGGTAATTTTGAATACGAATGGTATGAAGGAAATACTGTTGGGGGTGGACTTCAAATCAGTAACAGTCATATTGCAACAGGTTTGAGTTCAGCTGCCTATACGGTATTAGTAACTGAGATAGCAACAGGTTGTCAAACTATTGAATCTATTAATGTTCCTGATGAAACTAACCCTCCTGTAGCAACAGCGAGTGCCACAGATATTGTTTGTTCGGATACGAATTCTGGAGTAGTAACGGCCTCTGTAGGGGGCAGTACTGCAGGATATACTTTTGAATGGTATATAGGGACTAGTGAAAAACCTACGCCTGATTACACTGGGTCAACTGTTAATAATTTACCAGAAGGAAGCTATACCGTAAAAGTCACAGATAACAGTTCTGATTGTGAATCTGCATTAGTAACTGTAGAAATAAACAGAACACAATCTCCAGAAATAGATACTATCTCTAGTACTGAAAATAACTCATGCGACACTAGCAATCCAAATGGAAGCGTAACCGTTTCTATAATTGGCAATGTAGCTGATCATACTATTGAATGGTTCGCGGGTGCTGGAACAACAGGTACCGTTGTTGGAACAGGAACAAGCGTTAGCGGACTTGGCGGTGGAGAGTACACAGCAAGAGTGACCAATAATGACACAGGATGTTCGGCTACTGAAAGAGTAACGATAAATAACAACATCATTATTCCGAATTTGTCTGCAACAACAGAGCCTGTTACTAACTGTGATCCCTTTAATGGTAGAATAGAGGCAAACGTTGATTTAGATACTGAAGCAGATTATACTTTCTTTTGGTATAACGGAGATCAAGTTATTGCTGCTTCCCAAATTCCAGATGAATCTACCAGTATATTGGCTAATCAACCTCCTGGCTTGTATACTGTTCAAGCCTTAAATAATAACAGAAGCTGTTTAACCGATCCTATTACTGTTGAGATAATAGACAACGCTACTGTTAATATAAGTCAAAATACCACTAGGGTTCAACCTGCAACAGCTTGTGATTTAGATAATGGAGAATTAGAAGTGGAAATTTCTTCACCTGGAAACACTCAAGGTTTTGATGTTGATTGGTATGAGGGCTCAAATGCAAGTGGTACCGCTTTCCTCACAGAAGAAGGAGTTACACAATCAGTAGCTACAGGGCTTTTTACAGGTCTTTACACTGTAGTAGCTACAGATCTTAATACAGGTTGTTCGAGCCAAAGAATTTTAAATTTACCATTTATCGGTGCTCATGAACTTGATTCCGTTGAGGTGATCAATACAACCACATGTAATCCTTTTGATGGAAGTATTGAAGTTTCATTAACTGAAGCAGCAGGTACTGATAAGGACGATTATTCATTTACCATCACTAAGGAAAATGAAGCTGGTGATTACGATCCCGTAAATATAGCTTCACACCCAACAGCAGGTGTAATTGGACAAAACAATTACATTTTTGGTGATTTAGATGAAGGGAATTACATTATTGAAGCGATTAATGACCTTACGGGATGTTCTGTTTTCTACACTGAAACTGTAGGTAGAAATTCAGTTGATCCTGTTTTCAGTATTGAGGAAAGAATTGCCAATACTAATTGTGAACCCACTTTTGCCAATGGTTCATTAGAACTTAATATAGATAATGGCGCAGATCCAGCCGATTACGATGTTTTCTGGTATGAGGGTACAGACACCTCTACTCCATTAGGCACTAATATTGGTACCACTGCTGGGATAAATGGCGAAATTGCTACTGGTTTAACTGGCGGTAATTATACAGTTGAAGTCATTAATGATTTTACAAGATGTTCTACAATCAGAACCTTTAGTTTAGTTGATAATCCTACCATTGTTTCAATTCCTACATCTGAGATTGAAATTGACCCGATTACACTTTGTGATACAAATAATAGCCGAGTAGTAATCAATAACATCTTTGAAAATGGTGTTGTAGCAGATTTAAGCGATTATAATTTTGAATGGTTTGATTCAGATATGACGCTTATTTCAACTGCTCGTGATAGTATTAGTGGCTTAGATTCAGGAACATACTTCCTTCAGGCTACCAGTACGGTATCAGGCTGTGCAACTTCTTTGATTGAATTCGAAATAGAAAGAGATATTACAGAGCCAGTAATAACGGTAGATTTTGCTAATCCTGAGCAGTGTGTTAATCCTGCCTTAGGCTTTTTAACGGTAAATGCATCAGCTCCAGGTGCAAGCTTTTCATACACTTGGTACAACGGTCAAAGCGCTTCAGGAACTGTTGCTCAAAATGGGCAAGATTATTTTGATTTAACAGAAGGTTTTTATACCGTTGAAGTGTTCGATAGTCTTACAAACTGTAGCTATGTTGAAACCTATGAATTAGTTACAGAGATCAATCCTGTTAATTTAAGTATTTCAGCAACTCCTGTTACGAATTGTGATTCTCCAAATGGATCAGTATTCGCAACTGTAACTTCAAATGGAAGCGCAGTTTATGATTATGAATGGACAGATGCAAATGGAAACATTGTGGGTACTACTAAAGAAATTGACTCCTTAGCAGTTGGAGAATATACTGTAACTGCAATTGATGTTGATGACCCATCATGTCAAAATACAGCGACTATCACCGTGGAAGATCAGCGAATAATTCCTGAAATTACAATGGAAGAAATAGCTCCGCTCACTGTTTGTGATTTAAGTAGAGCGAATGGCGCAGCTAGAGCCTCTATAAATGGAGAGTTTATTGGATACACTTTCGAATGGTTTGAAGGAAGTTCAGCAAGTGGAAATGTTTTATATGTAGGCCCTGATTTCTCAGGTTTAGAAGCCATAACCTATACAGTACGAGTAACTGATAATATTACACAATGTAGTAATGAAGCCTCAATCACCATTTCATCAGACATTCCTGAAGTAGATAGACCTACAATTGAAGTTATTGCTAATGACACAGACTGTCAAATTGATAATGGTGTTTTACGTGTAGATGTAAATGGAAATATTGCTAACTATGAATTTAATTGGTATGAAGGAGATGAAGGACGAGGCACTGTAATTGGAACAGGTGATAGAATTACTGATTTAGCTGCAGGAGAATATTCAGTAACTGCAACCGATTTAAGAACTGGATGTATTTCAGAAGTTGTAAGTGCAGAAATTGAAGAAATATTGGTTTTCCCAGTTCTTGAAACAGAAACAATAGCCGCAAACTGTAATCAGGAAAATGGTTCAGCTTCTGTATTTGTTAGTGGTGAAGCTGAAATAAAAAATATCACCTGGTATACTGAATTTGGGAATTTAGTTGCAAGAGGCCCTGTTTTAGACGGAGTATCAAGTGGTAATTACTTCGTTAGTGTAGAATCTTTAAGAGGTTGTATAACCGAAGCAAATGTTACGATTCCTACTTCTATTAATGCCTTTAATGGAATCTCTAGAAATGGGGATGGTGCGAATAGCTTCTTTAAAATAGAATGTATAGAAAATTATCCTGACAATTTGGTCAAAATTTATAACCGAGCTGGTACATTAGTCTATGAGGCAGTAGGATACGACAATAATACTGTTAAATTTGATGGCGTTTCCAATAGAGGGATAAATATTTTAGGAGAAGATTTACCTGATGGAACATATTTCTACGTGATTGATAAGAAGGATGGGTCTAAACCAGAGAATGGTTACTTAGAAATTGTTAATTGA
- a CDS encoding PorP/SprF family type IX secretion system membrane protein, whose protein sequence is MNKSRIYKTLCITVFLSIIALTSVAQQYPIYSQYIFNGLILNPAYAGSHVQLSASAMYRNQWVNFEGAPKTLFFSAHSSFMDERMGLGLIVNDDRIGSYSNQNIYGSYAFIIPTPKGKLALGVQAGINILSADFSGLNLDDIGDNSFASISANLKPNFGTGAYFYNKTMFAGFSVPFLINNGYENVNFENTLNELRSARYYYLHGGLMLPLNMEKNIHLQPSVLIRGQEGAPLNFDINTSFVFYDILNVGVSYRNIDAVVSYIDFKLSDSFHFSYSYDWTTSAIRAASAGTHEFMLNYRVRIKDIHDDVKCPKFNYFM, encoded by the coding sequence ATGAATAAAAGCAGAATCTATAAAACTTTATGTATAACGGTATTTCTGAGTATAATTGCTTTAACTAGTGTTGCTCAGCAATACCCAATTTATTCTCAGTATATTTTCAATGGCTTAATTCTAAACCCTGCTTATGCCGGCAGTCATGTGCAATTAAGTGCATCTGCCATGTACAGAAATCAATGGGTGAATTTTGAAGGTGCTCCAAAAACTTTATTTTTTAGCGCCCATTCCTCATTTATGGATGAAAGAATGGGCTTAGGCTTGATTGTTAATGATGATAGAATTGGAAGCTATTCGAATCAAAATATATATGGCAGCTACGCATTTATAATCCCTACACCTAAAGGTAAATTGGCATTAGGGGTGCAAGCTGGGATAAACATATTATCGGCTGATTTTTCAGGCTTAAATCTGGATGACATAGGCGATAACTCTTTTGCAAGTATTAGTGCTAATTTGAAGCCTAATTTTGGAACTGGTGCTTATTTTTATAATAAAACGATGTTTGCAGGCTTTTCAGTACCGTTTTTAATTAATAATGGATATGAAAACGTAAATTTTGAAAATACACTAAATGAATTACGTTCTGCCAGATATTATTACTTACATGGTGGGCTAATGCTTCCACTTAACATGGAGAAAAATATTCATCTGCAACCATCTGTTTTAATTCGAGGCCAAGAAGGTGCTCCGCTTAATTTTGATATCAATACTAGCTTCGTTTTTTATGATATTTTAAATGTTGGAGTTTCATATCGTAATATTGATGCAGTAGTATCCTATATTGATTTCAAACTATCTGACTCATTTCATTTCAGTTATTCATATGATTGGACAACTTCAGCCATCAGAGCTGCATCAGCAGGTACTCATGAATTTATGTTAAATTATAGAGTCCGTATAAAAGACATACATGATGATGTAAAGTGTCCTAAGTTTAACTACTTCATGTAA
- the egtB gene encoding ergothioneine biosynthesis protein EgtB, translated as MENYLNRYQDIRRTTESICEPLAIEDYVSQPIEDVSPPKWHLAHTTWFFETFLLKEFATHYKEFHPKYAYLFNSYYVSAGERMLRPNRGNMTRPTVEDIYKYRKYVDDAVFELLGGFISDEMKEILEIGFNHEQQHQELLFYDIKYILGHNPLFPVYDKGFEEYFPEDFKHDWIQINKRNYKIGFDGKGFSFDNEHNKHEVHLEGAKISNKLITNAEYAEFIEDKGYENHEFWHSDARSWLDESQIKAPLYWHKIDKQWHYYTLAGLRPINEAAPLMHISFYEAYAFAEWKGMRLPTEFEWETASNLFDWGKRWEHTASAYLPYPGYKKPAGAIGEYNGKFMVNQMVLRGASRATSKNHSRKTYRNFFHPHLQWHFSGIRLAKDL; from the coding sequence ATGGAAAACTATCTTAACCGATACCAAGATATTAGAAGGACTACTGAAAGTATATGTGAACCTCTTGCAATAGAAGATTATGTATCCCAACCAATAGAGGATGTCAGTCCACCAAAATGGCACTTAGCCCATACGACTTGGTTTTTTGAAACTTTTCTGCTCAAAGAATTTGCTACTCACTATAAAGAATTTCATCCTAAATATGCTTATCTGTTCAACAGCTATTATGTTTCAGCTGGTGAACGAATGTTAAGACCGAATAGAGGAAATATGACCCGACCCACTGTCGAAGATATTTATAAGTATAGAAAATATGTGGATGATGCAGTTTTTGAATTATTAGGAGGTTTTATTTCAGATGAAATGAAAGAAATTCTTGAAATAGGATTTAATCATGAGCAGCAACATCAAGAGCTTTTATTTTATGATATAAAATACATATTAGGTCATAACCCTTTATTTCCTGTATATGACAAAGGCTTTGAAGAATACTTCCCTGAAGATTTTAAACACGATTGGATTCAAATTAACAAAAGGAATTATAAAATTGGTTTTGATGGAAAGGGTTTTTCTTTTGATAATGAGCACAATAAACATGAAGTGCATTTAGAAGGAGCAAAAATCAGCAATAAATTGATTACCAATGCTGAATATGCTGAATTTATTGAAGACAAAGGCTATGAAAATCACGAGTTTTGGCATTCTGATGCCAGAAGCTGGTTAGATGAGAGCCAAATTAAAGCACCCTTATACTGGCATAAGATTGATAAGCAATGGCATTATTATACATTAGCAGGATTAAGACCTATTAATGAAGCTGCGCCCTTGATGCATATTAGTTTTTATGAAGCTTATGCATTTGCTGAGTGGAAAGGAATGAGACTACCTACAGAATTTGAATGGGAAACTGCATCTAATCTATTTGACTGGGGTAAAAGATGGGAACATACTGCTAGTGCTTACCTCCCTTATCCTGGTTATAAAAAACCAGCTGGAGCTATTGGAGAATACAACGGGAAATTTATGGTAAATCAAATGGTTTTAAGAGGTGCATCAAGAGCTACTTCAAAAAATCACTCTAGAAAAACATACAGAAACTTTTTTCATCCCCATCTGCAATGGCATTTCAGTGGGATAAGACTTGCTAAAGATTTATGA